The following coding sequences are from one Gossypium raimondii isolate GPD5lz chromosome 4, ASM2569854v1, whole genome shotgun sequence window:
- the LOC105780575 gene encoding autophagy-related protein 18b isoform X3 produces the protein MANQSSRYPILCASFNQDNSGFAISTKDGFKIIDSNTGRLCYDRAVGAFIIVEMLYSSSLLAIVGAGEQPSLSPRRLCLFNTTTGAPLREMTFLTSILAVRLNRKRLVVVLQEKTYIYDSNSLSMLDTIDTVPNLKGLCAFSPSLEGCFLALPASTAKGAVLVYNVMELQLHCEIDAHRSPLAAIALSSNGKYIATASEQGTIIRVHLVSEATKSYSFRRGTCPSTIFSLSFAPSLQLPDILVATSSSGSVHIFSLGFETNQRTKMSGSFLGSILPYSVNDALDPAHHHVLHNAVSAGVRSYAVVRKVDKVADSSSSEIASCRNIPSLSTARTSLHGAWSVNSTLWQSFQVMRKPHDTFNGRTSIERSCCNT, from the exons ATGGCCAATCAGTCCTCCCGTTACCCAATCCTCTGCGCTTCCTTCAATCAAGACAACAG TGGTTTTGCAATAAGCACTAAAGATGGCTTCAAAATTATCGATTCAAACACCGGAAGGCTCTGCTACGATCGTG CTGTTGGAGcttttattattgttgaaatgctGTATAGTTCAAGTCTTCTCGCCATTGTCGGAGCCGGTGAACAG CCATCTTTATCTCCACGCCGTCTCTGTTTGTTCAATACAACAACCGGTGCTCCTCTCCGAGAAATGACTTTCCTGACTTCAATTCTTGCTGTTCGCTTAAATAGGAAAAG GCTTGTTGTGGTTTTGCAAGagaaaacatacatatatgatTCAAACAGTCTTTCAATGTTGGATACCATTGATACTGTGCCAAATTTAAAGG GACTTTGTGCATTCTCCCCTAGTTTGGAGGGTTGCTTCTTGGCTCTTCCTGCCAGCACGGCCAAAGGAGCTGTATTAGTGTACAATGTCATGGAGCTTCAGTTGCATTGTGAG ATAGATGCTCACCGGTCTCCTTTGGCTGCAATTGCCTTATCTTCCAATGGGAAATACATTGCAACAGCATCTGAACAGGGAACTATAATTAGAGTTCATTTGGTTTCAGAAGCAACTAAG TCATACAGTTTCCGGAGGGGAACATGCCCGTCAACCATATTTTCATTGTCATTTGCACCATCATTGCAACTTCCAGATATTCTTGTGGCCACAAGCTCTTCAGGTTCTGTTCATATCTTCTCTCTGGGGTTTGAGACAAATCAGAG GACCAAAATGTCAGGTAGTTTTCTTGGATCAATATTACCTTATTCTGTGAATGATGCACTAGATCCAGCTCACCATCATGTGCTTCACAATGCTGTTTCTGCGGGAGTCAGAAG CTATGCAGTGGTACGGAAGGTAGACAAAGTTGCTGATTCATCCTCATCTGAGATTGCATCTTGTAG GAATATACCTTCACTCTCAACAGCCAGAACGAGTCTACATGGAGCCTGGAGCGTGAATTCAACCTTGTGGCAGTCATTTCAGGTAATGCGGAAACCTCATGACACCTTTAATGGTCGAACCTCAATCGAAAGGAGTTGTTGTAATACTTAG
- the LOC105780575 gene encoding autophagy-related protein 18b isoform X2: protein MANQSSRYPILCASFNQDNSGFAISTKDGFKIIDSNTGRLCYDRAVGAFIIVEMLYSSSLLAIVGAGEQPSLSPRRLCLFNTTTGAPLREMTFLTSILAVRLNRKRLVVVLQEKTYIYDSNSLSMLDTIDTVPNLKGLCAFSPSLEGCFLALPASTAKGAVLVYNVMELQLHCEIDAHRSPLAAIALSSNGKYIATASEQGTIIRVHLVSEATKSYSFRRGTCPSTIFSLSFAPSLQLPDILVATSSSGSVHIFSLGFETNQSLLTLSRTKMSGSFLGSILPYSVNDALDPAHHHVLHNAVSAGVRSYAVVRKVDKVADSSSSEIASCRAIISLIAYNGYFQEYTFTLNSQNESTWSLEREFNLVAVISGNAETS from the exons ATGGCCAATCAGTCCTCCCGTTACCCAATCCTCTGCGCTTCCTTCAATCAAGACAACAG TGGTTTTGCAATAAGCACTAAAGATGGCTTCAAAATTATCGATTCAAACACCGGAAGGCTCTGCTACGATCGTG CTGTTGGAGcttttattattgttgaaatgctGTATAGTTCAAGTCTTCTCGCCATTGTCGGAGCCGGTGAACAG CCATCTTTATCTCCACGCCGTCTCTGTTTGTTCAATACAACAACCGGTGCTCCTCTCCGAGAAATGACTTTCCTGACTTCAATTCTTGCTGTTCGCTTAAATAGGAAAAG GCTTGTTGTGGTTTTGCAAGagaaaacatacatatatgatTCAAACAGTCTTTCAATGTTGGATACCATTGATACTGTGCCAAATTTAAAGG GACTTTGTGCATTCTCCCCTAGTTTGGAGGGTTGCTTCTTGGCTCTTCCTGCCAGCACGGCCAAAGGAGCTGTATTAGTGTACAATGTCATGGAGCTTCAGTTGCATTGTGAG ATAGATGCTCACCGGTCTCCTTTGGCTGCAATTGCCTTATCTTCCAATGGGAAATACATTGCAACAGCATCTGAACAGGGAACTATAATTAGAGTTCATTTGGTTTCAGAAGCAACTAAG TCATACAGTTTCCGGAGGGGAACATGCCCGTCAACCATATTTTCATTGTCATTTGCACCATCATTGCAACTTCCAGATATTCTTGTGGCCACAAGCTCTTCAGGTTCTGTTCATATCTTCTCTCTGGGGTTTGAGACAAATCAGAG TTTGTTAACTCTAAGCAGGACCAAAATGTCAGGTAGTTTTCTTGGATCAATATTACCTTATTCTGTGAATGATGCACTAGATCCAGCTCACCATCATGTGCTTCACAATGCTGTTTCTGCGGGAGTCAGAAG CTATGCAGTGGTACGGAAGGTAGACAAAGTTGCTGATTCATCCTCATCTGAGATTGCATCTTGTAG GGCCATAATATCGTTGATAGCATACAATGGGTACTTTCAGGAATATACCTTCACTCTCAACAGCCAGAACGAGTCTACATGGAGCCTGGAGCGTGAATTCAACCTTGTGGCAGTCATTTCAGGTAATGCGGAAACCTCATGA
- the LOC105780575 gene encoding autophagy-related protein 18b isoform X4, whose protein sequence is MANQSSRYPILCASFNQDNSGFAISTKDGFKIIDSNTGRLCYDRAVGAFIIVEMLYSSSLLAIVGAGEQPSLSPRRLCLFNTTTGAPLREMTFLTSILAVRLNRKRLVVVLQEKTYIYDSNSLSMLDTIDTVPNLKGLCAFSPSLEGCFLALPASTAKGAVLVYNVMELQLHCEIDAHRSPLAAIALSSNGKYIATASEQGTIIRVHLVSEATKSYSFRRGTCPSTIFSLSFAPSLQLPDILVATSSSGSVHIFSLGFETNQRTKMSGSFLGSILPYSVNDALDPAHHHVLHNAVSAGVRSYAVVRKVDKVADSSSSEIASCRAIISLIAYNGYFQEYTFTLNSQNESTWSLEREFNLVAVISGNAETS, encoded by the exons ATGGCCAATCAGTCCTCCCGTTACCCAATCCTCTGCGCTTCCTTCAATCAAGACAACAG TGGTTTTGCAATAAGCACTAAAGATGGCTTCAAAATTATCGATTCAAACACCGGAAGGCTCTGCTACGATCGTG CTGTTGGAGcttttattattgttgaaatgctGTATAGTTCAAGTCTTCTCGCCATTGTCGGAGCCGGTGAACAG CCATCTTTATCTCCACGCCGTCTCTGTTTGTTCAATACAACAACCGGTGCTCCTCTCCGAGAAATGACTTTCCTGACTTCAATTCTTGCTGTTCGCTTAAATAGGAAAAG GCTTGTTGTGGTTTTGCAAGagaaaacatacatatatgatTCAAACAGTCTTTCAATGTTGGATACCATTGATACTGTGCCAAATTTAAAGG GACTTTGTGCATTCTCCCCTAGTTTGGAGGGTTGCTTCTTGGCTCTTCCTGCCAGCACGGCCAAAGGAGCTGTATTAGTGTACAATGTCATGGAGCTTCAGTTGCATTGTGAG ATAGATGCTCACCGGTCTCCTTTGGCTGCAATTGCCTTATCTTCCAATGGGAAATACATTGCAACAGCATCTGAACAGGGAACTATAATTAGAGTTCATTTGGTTTCAGAAGCAACTAAG TCATACAGTTTCCGGAGGGGAACATGCCCGTCAACCATATTTTCATTGTCATTTGCACCATCATTGCAACTTCCAGATATTCTTGTGGCCACAAGCTCTTCAGGTTCTGTTCATATCTTCTCTCTGGGGTTTGAGACAAATCAGAG GACCAAAATGTCAGGTAGTTTTCTTGGATCAATATTACCTTATTCTGTGAATGATGCACTAGATCCAGCTCACCATCATGTGCTTCACAATGCTGTTTCTGCGGGAGTCAGAAG CTATGCAGTGGTACGGAAGGTAGACAAAGTTGCTGATTCATCCTCATCTGAGATTGCATCTTGTAG GGCCATAATATCGTTGATAGCATACAATGGGTACTTTCAGGAATATACCTTCACTCTCAACAGCCAGAACGAGTCTACATGGAGCCTGGAGCGTGAATTCAACCTTGTGGCAGTCATTTCAGGTAATGCGGAAACCTCATGA
- the LOC105780575 gene encoding autophagy-related protein 18b isoform X1 codes for MANQSSRYPILCASFNQDNSGFAISTKDGFKIIDSNTGRLCYDRAVGAFIIVEMLYSSSLLAIVGAGEQPSLSPRRLCLFNTTTGAPLREMTFLTSILAVRLNRKRLVVVLQEKTYIYDSNSLSMLDTIDTVPNLKGLCAFSPSLEGCFLALPASTAKGAVLVYNVMELQLHCEIDAHRSPLAAIALSSNGKYIATASEQGTIIRVHLVSEATKSYSFRRGTCPSTIFSLSFAPSLQLPDILVATSSSGSVHIFSLGFETNQSLLTLSRTKMSGSFLGSILPYSVNDALDPAHHHVLHNAVSAGVRSYAVVRKVDKVADSSSSEIASCRNIPSLSTARTSLHGAWSVNSTLWQSFQVMRKPHDTFNGRTSIERSCCNT; via the exons ATGGCCAATCAGTCCTCCCGTTACCCAATCCTCTGCGCTTCCTTCAATCAAGACAACAG TGGTTTTGCAATAAGCACTAAAGATGGCTTCAAAATTATCGATTCAAACACCGGAAGGCTCTGCTACGATCGTG CTGTTGGAGcttttattattgttgaaatgctGTATAGTTCAAGTCTTCTCGCCATTGTCGGAGCCGGTGAACAG CCATCTTTATCTCCACGCCGTCTCTGTTTGTTCAATACAACAACCGGTGCTCCTCTCCGAGAAATGACTTTCCTGACTTCAATTCTTGCTGTTCGCTTAAATAGGAAAAG GCTTGTTGTGGTTTTGCAAGagaaaacatacatatatgatTCAAACAGTCTTTCAATGTTGGATACCATTGATACTGTGCCAAATTTAAAGG GACTTTGTGCATTCTCCCCTAGTTTGGAGGGTTGCTTCTTGGCTCTTCCTGCCAGCACGGCCAAAGGAGCTGTATTAGTGTACAATGTCATGGAGCTTCAGTTGCATTGTGAG ATAGATGCTCACCGGTCTCCTTTGGCTGCAATTGCCTTATCTTCCAATGGGAAATACATTGCAACAGCATCTGAACAGGGAACTATAATTAGAGTTCATTTGGTTTCAGAAGCAACTAAG TCATACAGTTTCCGGAGGGGAACATGCCCGTCAACCATATTTTCATTGTCATTTGCACCATCATTGCAACTTCCAGATATTCTTGTGGCCACAAGCTCTTCAGGTTCTGTTCATATCTTCTCTCTGGGGTTTGAGACAAATCAGAG TTTGTTAACTCTAAGCAGGACCAAAATGTCAGGTAGTTTTCTTGGATCAATATTACCTTATTCTGTGAATGATGCACTAGATCCAGCTCACCATCATGTGCTTCACAATGCTGTTTCTGCGGGAGTCAGAAG CTATGCAGTGGTACGGAAGGTAGACAAAGTTGCTGATTCATCCTCATCTGAGATTGCATCTTGTAG GAATATACCTTCACTCTCAACAGCCAGAACGAGTCTACATGGAGCCTGGAGCGTGAATTCAACCTTGTGGCAGTCATTTCAGGTAATGCGGAAACCTCATGACACCTTTAATGGTCGAACCTCAATCGAAAGGAGTTGTTGTAATACTTAG